Proteins encoded by one window of Labrus bergylta chromosome 2, fLabBer1.1, whole genome shotgun sequence:
- the LOC110002878 gene encoding L-serine dehydratase/L-threonine deaminase: MKTQQPLHVATPVRQSLVLTKVAGTSVYLKLDSSQPTGSFKIRGIGHLCKTWAERGCERFVCCSGGNAGMAAAYSARQLGVPATIVVPSVTPNPTVERLKDEGANVIIHGKALNESMEYGQQLVANNRGWIFISPFDDPLIWEGHTSLVRELEQDMREKPGAIVLSVGGGGLLNGVVEGLRRAGWADVPIVAMETMGAHSLNAAMKAGELVTLPEITSVATTLGLTRVSAQTFKLVNEHTVFSAVVTDQEAVKAVERFVDDEKVLVEPACGAALAAVYSDIIKRLQDEGKLARSLGPVVIVVCGGNNISMEQLRRLKKQLGVI, translated from the exons ATGAagacccagcagcctctacatGTGGCCACTCCAGTGAGACAGAGCCTTGTCCTCACTAAAGTAGCAGGGACCTCTGTTTACCTCAAGCTGGACTCATCTCAGCCCACGGGCTCCTTCAAGATCAGGGGCATCGGTCACCTGTGCAAAACT TGGGCAGAGCGAGGATGTGAGCGTTTTGTCTGCTGTTCAG GAGGAAACGCTGGGATGGCAGCAGCTTATTCTGCCCGTCAGCTCGGAGTTCCTGCAACCATAGTGGTTCCAAGTGTTACACCAAACCCAACAGTGGAGAGACTGAAGGATGAGGGAGCCAATGTGATAATCCATGGCAAG gcCTTAAATGAAAGCATGGAATACGGACAGCAGCTGGTGGCAAACAACCGTGGCTGGATTTTCATCTCCCCATTTGACGACCCTCTCATCTG ggAAGGCCACACATCTCTGGTGAGGGAGCTGGAACAGGACATGAGGGAGAAGCCAGGAGCGATAGTGTTGTCAGTGGGGGGCGGAGGTCTGCTGAATGGAGTGGTGGAGGGGCTGCGGCGTGCTGGCTGGGCTGACGTGCCCATTGTAGCCATGGAAACAATGGGAGCACACAGCCTCAATGCAGCAATGAAGGCAGGAGAGCTGGTCACTTTACCTGAAATCACCAG TGTTGCAACAACGTTGGGTCTGACAAGAGTTTCTGCACAGACTTTTAAACTGGTGAACGAGCATACAGTTTTCTCAGCAGTGGTCACAGATCAGGAGGCTGTGAAAGCTGTGGAACGCTTTGTAG acgaTGAGAAGGTCCTGGTGGAGCCGGCCTGCGGTGCGGCCCTGGCAGCTGTGTACAGCGACATTATCAAAAGGTTGCAGGATGAGGGGAAGCTGGCACGGAGCCTGGGCCCAGTGGTCATCGTGGTGTGCGGCGGCAACAACATCAGCATGGAGCAGCTGAGGAGGCTGAAAAAACAGCTGGGTGTTATCTAG